The window GGTTGAGATAGCTATTCGCCATTAGCACCTCGAACTCGGAGTTGAATATCAGAAAGGCCTGCAACAGGTACTGCTCTGTCCAAAAGCGGAACTCATCCAGTACCCAATCACGTCTGTACTCAAAGGGCAGGAAGATGTCGTGCACGTGCACGATGACTCCCGCCTTCAAACGCGGCAATACCTCCAGGAAGAGGTAATTGACGTCGCCGCCTATCTTTACCGTGTGCGAGCTGTCGATAAACAAGATGTCACCCGATGCCAGTTGCGAGAAGAATTCCAGACCGATGTCCTGAACCTTTTTCTCAATTAATGATTGCAACCCAGGAAATCCCTCGCGGAGGAACTCGCGCGGGAATGGTTCGATACAGATGACGCCCGAGTTCTTGTTCT of the Acidobacteriota bacterium genome contains:
- a CDS encoding class I SAM-dependent methyltransferase — protein: HFPTGKPQEHNQFYLGNGLFDGVDALVAYCMIRHFQPRLTIEVGGGFSSLVLGQATEKNKNSGVICIEPFPREFLREGFPGLQSLIEKKVQDIGLEFFSQLASGDILFIDSSHTVKIGGDVNYLFLEVLPRLKAGVIVHVHDIFLPFEYRRDWVLDEFRFWTEQYLLQAFLIFNSEFEVLMANSYLNHYHQPDLKAAFPNLRRWIGGSFWMRRQAIGGLKSSQTENDTAAPRKR